The proteins below are encoded in one region of Streptomyces ficellus:
- a CDS encoding barstar family protein translates to MRTSELGGEGHKYALASDEDDSDFWGYAHEAEGLFTSLPDEAGMRRVHLAGCLPQGGLLRCVAHVGSRRAVAGNAWFQLLDRDGATMGSYFVNEVTVIDVKPSARAAGLVDLTVTLWCENALPGAERPWGLLRTGHLNRAGMWHELQPEDRHAWLSVALGSREYRRRQKPDAPAGQVFTLDGRHIVDEDTFYCAIGEAINGPGGYFGWNLDALDDCLSGGWGATTPFTLQWESSAQARTRLVERVPVGGDRQVALFNLLLEIFEERGVSVSLR, encoded by the coding sequence ATGCGAACATCGGAGCTGGGCGGCGAGGGCCACAAGTACGCACTGGCCTCGGACGAGGACGACAGCGATTTCTGGGGCTACGCTCACGAGGCCGAGGGGCTGTTCACTTCCCTGCCAGACGAGGCAGGAATGCGTCGAGTGCACCTCGCGGGATGCCTGCCGCAGGGTGGCCTACTGAGGTGCGTTGCCCACGTCGGCAGTCGTCGGGCCGTGGCAGGGAACGCCTGGTTCCAGCTCCTCGACCGTGACGGCGCCACCATGGGGTCCTACTTCGTCAACGAGGTCACCGTCATTGACGTCAAGCCCTCCGCCCGCGCAGCCGGCCTCGTGGACCTCACCGTGACGCTGTGGTGCGAGAACGCCCTGCCCGGAGCGGAACGACCGTGGGGCCTGCTCCGCACTGGTCATTTGAATCGCGCCGGCATGTGGCACGAACTCCAGCCCGAGGACCGACACGCGTGGTTGTCCGTGGCCCTGGGGTCCCGGGAGTACCGACGCCGGCAAAAGCCCGACGCGCCCGCAGGCCAAGTGTTCACCTTGGACGGCCGACACATCGTTGACGAAGACACCTTCTACTGCGCGATCGGTGAGGCCATCAACGGGCCCGGCGGATACTTCGGCTGGAACCTCGACGCTCTGGACGACTGCCTGAGCGGAGGCTGGGGCGCCACCACTCCGTTCACCTTGCAGTGGGAGTCCTCGGCCCAGGCCAGGACACGGTTGGTAGAGCGCGTGCCCGTTGGTGGCGATCGCCAGGTCGCGCTGTTCAACCTGCTCCTGGAGATCTTCGAGGAACGAGGCGTGAGCGTCAGCCTCCGGTAG
- a CDS encoding TraR/DksA family transcriptional regulator — translation MNQQVVDVATHARLGAAELAGLRENLNEQRAFRLDQLAQLWQGTAARAQHVREQAAVSQLEVHIKLCASARMVLADVEAALERMDQGTYGTCRQCRHPIEPARLHIVPQARYCGHCHRFREARP, via the coding sequence GTGAACCAGCAGGTCGTCGATGTCGCCACCCACGCGCGGCTGGGCGCGGCCGAACTGGCCGGGCTGCGCGAGAACCTCAACGAGCAGCGTGCTTTTCGCCTGGACCAGCTCGCCCAGCTCTGGCAGGGCACTGCCGCCAGGGCCCAGCACGTCCGCGAACAGGCTGCGGTCTCCCAACTGGAGGTGCACATCAAGCTGTGCGCCTCTGCCCGGATGGTCCTCGCCGACGTCGAAGCCGCCCTCGAGCGCATGGATCAGGGCACGTACGGCACCTGCCGGCAGTGCCGGCACCCCATCGAGCCGGCGCGGCTGCACATCGTGCCGCAAGCCCGCTATTGCGGGCACTGCCACCGCTTCCGGGAGGCCCGGCCGTGA
- a CDS encoding TraR/DksA family transcriptional regulator, whose amino-acid sequence MSLDSAARAGSAVERFSVHEARQRLEHERHARLTQLQAVGEASGGAPEAHDLQIVQRGAIEHALKDIDAALARLQQGTYGTCQGCDRPIPVERLEILPYARCCVPCQQRAG is encoded by the coding sequence ATGTCGCTGGACTCCGCCGCCCGCGCCGGTTCTGCCGTCGAACGCTTCAGTGTGCACGAGGCACGTCAGCGTCTGGAGCACGAGCGCCATGCCCGTCTCACCCAGTTGCAGGCCGTGGGCGAAGCCTCCGGCGGTGCCCCGGAGGCCCATGACCTGCAGATCGTGCAGAGAGGGGCGATTGAGCATGCGCTGAAGGACATCGACGCCGCCCTTGCCCGGCTTCAGCAGGGCACGTACGGCACCTGCCAGGGATGCGACAGGCCCATCCCGGTGGAGCGGCTCGAGATTCTGCCGTACGCGCGGTGCTGTGTGCCGTGCCAGCAGCGCGCCGGCTGA
- the secD gene encoding protein translocase subunit SecD translates to MTRALRIRGLLALAVVALSLYITFTVPVRLGLDLSGGTQIVLETRPTATADAGSEATDRTLEVLRGRIDALGVAEPTLARSGDNRIVVELPGVQDPAKAADVLGRTAHMTFHQVVGTATDTDSASGTDTESATRTGTGTGAATDTDTDTEPLPVRPRQQVLADESGQLLRLEESALTGKDVKEAAARFEQQGGAGWQVTVDFAGSGRDGWARLTGEAACHPAGDPSRRVAIVLDGKIISSPQVDPSVGCGSGIGGGSTQITGSFTAAEAKELALLINGGALPVPVETVEQRTVGPTLGAQAISASAWAAAVGTTLTALFIVAVYRLLGALATVALACYGLISYAALAALGATLTLPGLAGLVLTIGMAVDANVLTFERAREEYASRLRPSPRSSLTAGFRGAFSAVADSNITTLIAAGLLFLLASGPVRGFGVTLGIGVLASMFSALVITRVLADHAVSRPWLRRRPRLTGIAHPGTVRERLTRRNPDLMRHPRRWLAASSIVLVLAASGICFRGLDFGVEFTGGRLIEYTTATPVDPDRARAALADAGFPRAVVQTSGDSRLTVRTDRLTNAQSATVSETIGHLTSRADKLRDEAIGPSLGKELRQGALIALAVALGAQLFYLAARFRWLFGTSAVAALVHDTVILVGVFAWLGKPVDGVFLAALLTVIGYSVNDSVVVFDRIRDLGRRDGAAPFAAVANRALVQTLPRTVNTGMGAAFILTALAVLGGDSLTDFAVALLIGLAVGTYSSMFTATPLAIALHKGR, encoded by the coding sequence TTGACCCGCGCCCTGCGCATCCGGGGGCTGCTCGCCCTCGCCGTAGTCGCCCTGTCGCTGTACATCACCTTCACCGTGCCCGTCCGCCTCGGACTCGACTTGAGCGGGGGCACGCAGATCGTGCTGGAGACCCGCCCCACCGCCACCGCTGACGCCGGCAGCGAGGCCACCGACCGCACCCTGGAGGTGCTGCGCGGACGCATCGACGCGCTCGGCGTCGCCGAACCCACCCTCGCCCGCTCGGGCGACAACCGGATCGTCGTGGAACTGCCCGGCGTACAGGACCCGGCCAAGGCCGCGGACGTGCTCGGCCGCACCGCCCACATGACCTTCCACCAGGTCGTCGGCACCGCCACCGACACCGACTCCGCCTCTGGCACCGACACCGAGTCCGCCACGCGTACCGGCACCGGCACCGGCGCCGCCACCGACACCGACACCGACACCGAACCGCTGCCCGTACGGCCCCGCCAACAGGTTCTGGCCGACGAGTCCGGCCAGCTGCTCCGTCTCGAGGAGAGTGCGCTGACCGGCAAGGACGTCAAGGAGGCCGCCGCCCGGTTCGAGCAGCAGGGTGGCGCGGGATGGCAGGTCACCGTCGACTTCGCGGGATCCGGCCGCGACGGCTGGGCCCGCCTGACCGGCGAGGCCGCCTGTCACCCGGCCGGGGATCCGTCCCGGCGGGTCGCCATCGTGCTGGACGGGAAGATCATCTCCTCGCCGCAGGTCGACCCCTCGGTCGGCTGCGGCTCGGGCATCGGCGGCGGCTCCACGCAGATCACCGGCTCCTTCACCGCCGCTGAGGCCAAGGAACTGGCCCTGCTCATCAACGGCGGCGCTCTGCCGGTACCCGTGGAGACGGTCGAGCAGCGCACCGTCGGCCCCACCCTGGGCGCCCAGGCCATCAGCGCCAGCGCCTGGGCCGCCGCCGTCGGCACCACGCTGACAGCGCTGTTCATCGTCGCCGTCTACCGGCTCCTGGGCGCGTTGGCCACCGTGGCGCTGGCCTGCTACGGCCTGATCTCCTACGCCGCCCTGGCCGCCCTCGGCGCCACCCTCACCCTGCCCGGACTCGCCGGGCTCGTCCTGACGATCGGCATGGCCGTCGACGCCAACGTCCTCACCTTCGAACGAGCGCGCGAAGAGTACGCCTCCCGGCTCCGGCCCAGCCCGCGCTCCTCGCTGACCGCGGGGTTCCGCGGCGCGTTCAGCGCGGTCGCCGACTCCAACATCACCACCCTCATCGCCGCCGGCCTGCTGTTCCTCCTCGCCTCCGGACCCGTGCGCGGCTTCGGCGTCACCCTGGGCATCGGTGTGCTGGCGTCCATGTTCAGCGCCCTGGTCATCACCCGTGTGCTCGCCGACCACGCCGTCTCCCGGCCCTGGCTGCGCCGTCGCCCCCGCCTGACGGGCATCGCCCACCCCGGCACCGTCCGCGAACGCCTCACCCGCAGGAACCCCGATCTGATGCGCCACCCCAGGCGGTGGCTGGCCGCCTCCTCCATCGTGCTGGTTCTGGCCGCCTCCGGGATCTGTTTCCGGGGCCTGGACTTCGGCGTCGAATTCACCGGGGGCCGCCTCATCGAGTACACCACCGCCACCCCCGTCGACCCCGACCGGGCCCGCGCCGCCCTCGCCGACGCCGGGTTCCCCCGCGCCGTCGTCCAGACCTCCGGCGACAGCCGGCTCACCGTCCGCACCGACCGGCTGACCAACGCGCAGTCGGCCACCGTCAGCGAAACCATCGGACATCTGACCAGCCGGGCCGACAAGCTCCGGGACGAGGCCATCGGCCCCAGCCTCGGCAAGGAACTGCGCCAGGGCGCTTTGATCGCCCTCGCCGTCGCCCTCGGCGCCCAGCTGTTCTACCTCGCGGCCCGCTTCCGCTGGCTCTTCGGCACTTCCGCGGTCGCCGCCCTCGTCCACGACACGGTGATCCTCGTCGGTGTCTTCGCCTGGCTCGGCAAACCCGTCGACGGCGTCTTCCTCGCCGCGCTGCTGACCGTCATCGGCTACTCGGTGAACGACTCCGTCGTCGTCTTCGACCGCATCAGGGACCTGGGCCGACGCGACGGGGCGGCACCCTTCGCGGCCGTCGCCAACCGGGCGCTCGTGCAGACCCTGCCCCGGACCGTCAACACCGGCATGGGCGCCGCCTTCATCCTCACCGCCCTGGCCGTCCTCGGCGGCGACTCCCTCACGGACTTCGCCGTCGCCCTGCTCATCGGCCTCGCGGTGGGAACCTACTCCTCCATGTTCACCGCCACGCCCCTCGCCATCGCCCTCCACAAGGGCCGGTAG
- a CDS encoding response regulator — MTANDATVIRILLADDHALVRRGVRLILDREPDLQVVAEAGDGAEAIALARSHEVDLAVLDIAMPRMTGLQAARELIALQPDLRVLMLTMHDNEQYFFQALKAGASGYVLKSVADRDLIAACRAAMRDEPFLYPGAITALIRNYLDRVRQGEEPPEQVLTRREEEVLKLVAEGHSSKEIAEMLFISIKTVHRHRANLLHKLGLRDRLELTRYAIRAGLVEP, encoded by the coding sequence GTGACCGCAAACGACGCGACGGTGATCCGTATCCTCCTCGCCGACGACCATGCGCTGGTGCGTCGCGGTGTGCGGCTCATCCTCGACCGGGAGCCGGACCTCCAGGTCGTCGCCGAGGCCGGCGACGGCGCGGAGGCCATCGCCCTGGCCCGTTCCCACGAGGTCGACCTGGCCGTACTGGACATCGCCATGCCCCGGATGACCGGCCTGCAGGCCGCCCGTGAACTGATCGCGCTCCAGCCGGACCTTCGGGTGCTGATGCTGACCATGCACGACAACGAGCAGTACTTCTTCCAGGCGCTGAAGGCCGGCGCCAGCGGGTACGTACTGAAGTCCGTGGCCGACCGTGACCTGATCGCCGCCTGCCGGGCCGCCATGCGCGACGAGCCCTTCCTGTACCCGGGCGCGATCACCGCTCTCATCCGCAACTATCTCGACCGCGTCCGGCAGGGAGAGGAGCCTCCGGAGCAGGTCCTCACGCGCCGGGAGGAGGAAGTCCTCAAGCTGGTCGCCGAAGGCCACTCCTCCAAGGAGATCGCCGAGATGCTCTTCATCAGCATCAAGACGGTCCACCGGCACCGGGCGAACCTGCTGCACAAACTCGGCCTGCGTGACCGTTTGGAACTCACCCGCTACGCCATCCGCGCCGGCCTCGTCGAACCCTGA
- a CDS encoding HAMP domain-containing sensor histidine kinase, translating to MSLFWRIFALNAVVLGTATALLLWAPVTVSVPVLLTEAVILVAGLVVMLIANAALLRIGLAPLDRLTKLMTTVDLLRPGQRLPEHGHGGIAELIRTFNAMLDRLEHERATSSARALLAQEAERRRISQELHDEVGQSMTAILLGLKRAADEADEPLRGELHQVQEITREGLDEVRRLVRRLRPGVLDDLGLVSALTSLTTEFATHTGLRVVRHFDAPLPDLDEQSELVLYRVAQEALTNVARHAEADRVSVSLRLADGTVVLAVADDGRGTGVAREGAGIRGMRERALLIGATLEVTSQPQAGTQVRLTVPVQPAQPAQPVLREQP from the coding sequence GTGTCCCTGTTCTGGCGGATCTTCGCCCTCAACGCCGTGGTGCTCGGGACCGCGACCGCGCTGCTGTTGTGGGCGCCGGTGACCGTGTCCGTACCGGTCCTGCTGACCGAAGCGGTCATCCTCGTGGCGGGCCTGGTGGTCATGCTGATCGCCAACGCGGCGCTGCTGCGGATCGGCCTGGCCCCTCTGGACCGGCTCACCAAGCTCATGACCACCGTCGACCTGCTGCGCCCGGGGCAGCGGCTGCCGGAACACGGACACGGCGGGATCGCCGAGCTGATTCGCACGTTCAACGCCATGCTGGACAGGCTGGAGCATGAGCGCGCCACCAGCAGTGCCCGGGCGCTGCTCGCGCAGGAGGCCGAGCGACGCCGGATCTCCCAGGAGCTCCACGACGAGGTCGGCCAGAGCATGACCGCGATCCTGTTGGGACTGAAACGGGCGGCGGACGAGGCGGACGAACCCCTGCGCGGCGAGCTGCACCAGGTGCAGGAGATCACCCGGGAGGGCCTGGACGAGGTGCGCCGCCTGGTACGCCGGCTACGGCCGGGCGTCCTGGACGATCTCGGCCTGGTCAGCGCGCTGACCTCGCTGACCACGGAGTTCGCCACCCACACCGGGCTACGCGTGGTGCGCCACTTCGACGCGCCCCTGCCCGATCTCGACGAGCAGAGCGAACTGGTGCTGTACCGCGTCGCCCAGGAGGCCCTGACCAACGTCGCCCGCCACGCCGAGGCCGACCGGGTGTCGGTGAGCCTGCGCCTCGCCGACGGCACGGTGGTGCTGGCCGTCGCGGACGACGGCCGGGGGACGGGAGTCGCGCGTGAGGGCGCGGGGATCCGGGGGATGCGCGAGCGGGCCCTGCTGATCGGGGCCACGCTGGAGGTCACCTCCCAGCCGCAGGCCGGTACGCAGGTCCGGCTGACCGTACCCGTTCAGCCCGCTCAGCCCGCTCAGCCCGTTCTCAGGGAGCAGCCGTGA
- a CDS encoding DUF4287 domain-containing protein, translated as MTEPVKGPASYFPSIEKKYGRPIAEWKDLIRSSPLTKHMELVAWLKTEHDMGHGHANALVAHTLAEGGGR; from the coding sequence ATGACCGAACCCGTGAAGGGCCCCGCCAGTTACTTCCCCTCGATAGAGAAGAAGTACGGCCGACCGATCGCCGAGTGGAAGGACTTGATCCGCTCCTCACCCCTGACCAAGCACATGGAACTCGTCGCCTGGCTCAAGACCGAGCACGACATGGGGCACGGCCATGCCAACGCGCTGGTCGCGCACACCCTCGCCGAGGGCGGCGGAAGGTGA